Proteins co-encoded in one Pseudophryne corroboree isolate aPseCor3 chromosome 1, aPseCor3.hap2, whole genome shotgun sequence genomic window:
- the LOC134927152 gene encoding putative nuclease HARBI1 — translation MEPFTDTVWMFLIQAAVVTQEDRTDEGGDQSIAPGGEVERISIPRPRNYRCRRVLADFSEKDVIKNFRLSSRSIHMLYDLMEPDLEPRVPTNHAVSGMSKLLAALHYFASGTFQPVLSQTVGFSQPTFLRILTQVCTAFRKLTTQFIYFPSTVSECREVKLDFFEKSRFPNVLGAIDCTHVAIAPPRQMEECFRNRKSFHSLNVQMVCDAKLKITNLFVGFPVSAHDSFILSQSSVFRDFEDCNIPDGWLLGDGGYPNKSWLLTPLSNPDSDAEHMYQKAHITSRGVIERTFGLLKSRFRCLDRSGEECA, via the exons ATGGAGCCATTCACTGATACAGTTTGGATGTTCCTGATCCAGGCTGCTGTTGTGACACAGGAGGACAGGACAGATGAGGGAGGTGATCAGTCAATTGCTCCAGGTGGTGAGGTAGAGCGCATTTCAATTCCACGCCCACGTAACTATCGTTGTAGGCGTGTGCTGGCAGACTTCTCCGAGAAGGATGTGATTAAGAACTTTCGCTTATCCTCTCGTTCAATCCATATGCTGTATGACTTGATGGAGCCGGACCTTGAACCACGGGTGCCCACTAATCACGCAGTCAGTGGTATGTCTAAACTGCTGGCTGCATTACATTATTTTGCGTCTGGCACTTTCCAGCCAGTTTTGTCCCAGACAGTCGGTTTTTCACAGCCCACATTTTTGCGTATTTTAACTCAGGTCTGTACGGCTTTCCGTAAATTAACGACCCAGTTTATTTATTTTCCAAGCACTGTCAGCGAATGCAGGGAGGTCAAATTGGATTTTTTTGAGAAATCAcgctttcccaatgttctgggcgcgatagATTGCACTCATGTGGCAATTGCACCACCAAGGCAAATGGAAGAGTGTTTTCGTAATAGAAAATCTTTCCATTCCTTGAATGTACAGATGGTGTGTGATGCCAAATTAAAAATCACCAATCTTTTTGTGGGCTTTCCTGTGTCGGCCCACGATTCCTTTATTTTGAGCCAGTCATCCGTGTTCCGTGATTTTGAAGATTGCAACATTCCGGATGGGTGGCTGTTGG GTGATGGTGGATACCCTAACAAGAGTTGGCTTcttaccccattgtccaatcccgaTAGTGATGCTGAGCATATGTACCAAAAAGCGCACATTACATCGAGGGGTGTAATTGAAAGGACCTTCGGTTTGCTTAAATCCCGGTTTCGCTGTTTAGACAGGTCCGGGG aagAATGTGCTTGA